In a genomic window of Caloenas nicobarica isolate bCalNic1 chromosome 29, bCalNic1.hap1, whole genome shotgun sequence:
- the LOC135999785 gene encoding olfactory receptor 14A16-like, translated as MALILLREIFPDLSLSFAPMTVPHAHQQQMSNSSSITHFLLLPFADTRELQLLHFWLFLGIYLAALLGNGLIITTIACDQHLHTPMYFFLLSLSLLDLGSISTILPKSMANSSWDTRSISYTGCAAQLFSFAFLAVAEYCLLTVMSYDRYVAICKPLHYGTLLGSRACVHMAAAAWATGFLHALLHTANTFSLPLCKGNAVDQFFCEIPQILKLSCSHSYFRKAGLIVICFLVAFGCFVFIVVSYVQIFRAVLRIPSEQGRHKAFSTCLPHLAVVSLFVSTAMFAYLKPPSISSISLDLIMAVLYSVVPPAVNPLIYSMRNQELQDSVWKLITGLFQ; from the coding sequence atggctttgattttgctcagagaaatCTTCCCTGAtttgtcactgtcttttgctcctatgacagtgccccatgctcATCAAcaacaaatgtccaacagcagctccatcacccacttcctcctcctgccgttcgcagacacacgggagctgcagctcttgcacttctggctcttcctgggcatctacctggctgccctcctgggcaacggcctcatcatcaccaccatagcctgtgaccagcacctccacacccccatgtacttcttcctcctcagcctctccctcctcgacctgggctccatctccaccattcttcccaaatccatggcaaattcttcATGGGATACCAGGTCCATCTCgtacacaggatgtgctgcacagctgttctcatttgccttcttggcagTAGCAGAGTATTGTCTCCTCACAGTCATGTCGtacgaccgctatgttgccatctgcaaacccctgcactacgggaccctcctgggcagcagagcttgtgtccacatggcagcagctgcctgggccactgggtttcttcATGCTCTCCTGCacacagccaatacattttcactgccactgtgcaagggcaatgctgtggaccagttcttctgtgaaatcccccagatcctcaagctctcctgctcacactcctacttcaggaaagctgggcttattgtgaTATGTTTCTTGGTAGCTTTcgggtgttttgttttcatcgtggtatcctatgtgcagatcttcagggctgtgctgaggatcccctctgagcagggacggcacaaagccttttccacgtgcctccctcacctggctgtggtctctctgtttgtcagcactgccatgtttgcctacctgaaacccccctccatctcctccataTCCCTGGACCTGATCATGGCagttctgtactcggtggttcctccagcagtgaatcccctcatctacagcatgaggaaccaggagctccaggattcagtgtggaaaCTGATAACTGGACTTTTTCAATAA